aataatataaaattcttATAATATCCAATGACTAATTTTTAAGTTATATACGCTGAAAAGtcattaattaaacaaaaaaaatcttttcatatattaataattttgaattaattgaTTCTGAATTATTAAAGTGTCAATTTATATAATTTTgatcattaaaattatataaaaaaaaagaaaataattaaatttttctagAAAAATCTCAATTTAATGTAAAAAAATATAACTTTTTTAATACATCAAGTGATatgttaataaaaataatttaaaaattgattaGTGAAAGTTATAgggattttatattatttaaattaaagattaaggttatgtattataaattaaaattatagtctctataatttattatattattttatataacttTCAAAATACGAATCTATAGGTTTAGCTTCTAATTTAGATGCTGCATTCATCGATTTTGTCATATAATTTCCCTATAAATAGATAGCTTTCTGGCATTGCAAAACAGAGCAGCTAGCTAAGTAGCAccagagattaaaaaaaaaaaaaaaaaaaaatggctgTACTCATCTTCCTTCTAGCTCTTCCAGTAGTGTTATTCTTGTTTCTTCTCAAGAAGAACAATACTACTAAAAAATATCATCTCCCGCCTGGTCCTAAGGGTCTTCCCATCATAGGAAACCTACACCAGCTTTACTTCTCCATCCCTCATAAGCGTATatgggaactttccaaaaattatGGCCCCATCATGACCTTGAGAATGGGAACTAGGCCAGCCATTGTAGTAACTTCTGCAAAATTGGCTAAAGACATTATGAAAACCTATGATCTTAATTTCTGCAGTAGACCTGCCTTGGTGGGCTCTCACAAGCTCTCATACAATGGTTTAGACGTGGTTTTTTCACCCTATGATGATTATTGGAGGGAGATTAGAAAAATTACAGTGGTTCATCTCTTCAACTCAATTCGATCCTCCACCTTCCGTCCCATAAGAGAGGATGAGGTTTCTCGCTTGGTGAACAACATTTCCAAATCAGCAGCTGCTTCTAAGCCTTTCAACTTGTCGGAAGCAATGCTCGCACTTGGAAACAATGTAACAATTAGAGCTGCCACTGGCAAGAGATGTGATGTTGAAGATAGGCTCACAAGGCTCGTCAGCGAAACTCAAGCCATGTTTGCTGGATTCTTCTTTTCAGATTATATCCCTTGCGTTGGCAAGATTATCGATAGGCTCAGTGGATTACTCCGTCGACTCAACAAGAACTTCTCAGAATTTGATGTTCTTTACCAAGATATCATCGATGAACACCTCCAGGCTAAGGCACCCAAGTCCGAATGCGAGAACTTAGTGGAAGTTCTTATTAAACTTTACAAGGAGAACGCATATAAAATTCAACTCACTTTTGATCACCTCAAAGCAATTCTCATGGTATATAAATTTTCTGATTTCAATTTGACAGATTACTAAAGTTAAAACTATCTGTTTTATCTTATTTTTGTCTTGCAGAATGTGTTTATTGCTGGAACAGACACAAGCGCCTCTGCTGTGGTTTGGGCCATGTGCTTGCTGATGAAGAATCCGGAAATAATGAGAAAAACTCAAGAAGAACTCAGAAGTGTAATTGGAAAGAAAGGTTTTGTGAATGAAGATGATCTTCAGAATTTGCCTTATTATAGGGCCATGGTGAGGGAGACAATGAGATTGGAACCAGCAGCTCCAATGCTTGTCCCAAGAGAGACAATTGCAGACTGCAAATTGGGAGGCTACGATATACCAGCCAAAAGCATAGTTTACGTGAACAACTGGGCAGTTGGAAGGGACCCTGAAGCTTGGGAGAATCCTCTTGAGTTCAGGCCTGAGAGATTGTTGGAAAGTGGTATCGATGTGAAAGGAAATGATTATGAACTAACACCATTTGGTGCTGGCAGAAGAATTTGTCCTGGTTATTTCATGGGAATGTCCAATGTGGAGCTTTCTCTTGCTAATTTTCTCTACAGATTTGATTGGGAAATGCCTCCAGGGATGAAAGCCGATGACATAGATTTCAATGATGTGCGTCCTGGTATTGTGGTGCACAAGAAGCACAATCTTCTTTTAATGGCTAAGGACTACTTGAGTACTGCATAGATTAATTAATATGCGTTTCCCTCCTGCATGAATGTAGTTTTAATGCAACTTTTTCAGCATTTGCTTTGTATGAGCTCTACATATTTGTATTATAATAAATCGGCTAATCAAAGGCAGCCTGACTTAAGATTGATGGTTCTGTTGAATATTTAGTAGGATTGTCTTATCAAGTATTTGGATGTACTCTTATTATTATGTATAAATACTTTTTtttcagaaaaagaaaaaaaaaacaattacatCAC
This is a stretch of genomic DNA from Hevea brasiliensis isolate MT/VB/25A 57/8 chromosome 12, ASM3005281v1, whole genome shotgun sequence. It encodes these proteins:
- the LOC110666253 gene encoding 6,7,8-trihydroxycoumarin synthase: MAVLIFLLALPVVLFLFLLKKNNTTKKYHLPPGPKGLPIIGNLHQLYFSIPHKRIWELSKNYGPIMTLRMGTRPAIVVTSAKLAKDIMKTYDLNFCSRPALVGSHKLSYNGLDVVFSPYDDYWREIRKITVVHLFNSIRSSTFRPIREDEVSRLVNNISKSAAASKPFNLSEAMLALGNNVTIRAATGKRCDVEDRLTRLVSETQAMFAGFFFSDYIPCVGKIIDRLSGLLRRLNKNFSEFDVLYQDIIDEHLQAKAPKSECENLVEVLIKLYKENAYKIQLTFDHLKAILMNVFIAGTDTSASAVVWAMCLLMKNPEIMRKTQEELRSVIGKKGFVNEDDLQNLPYYRAMVRETMRLEPAAPMLVPRETIADCKLGGYDIPAKSIVYVNNWAVGRDPEAWENPLEFRPERLLESGIDVKGNDYELTPFGAGRRICPGYFMGMSNVELSLANFLYRFDWEMPPGMKADDIDFNDVRPGIVVHKKHNLLLMAKDYLSTA